TATTTTCATTAGGAATGGAACCGACAGAAGGGCCAGGATTACTATTTATCGTATTACCATCTGTATTTAGTCAAATTCCATTTGGCGGATTCTTTTTAACAGTATTCCTTGCGTTATTTACATTCGCTACATTAACATCGGCATTTTCTTTATTAGAAACAGTTGTGTCAGCAATGGCGAATGGAGAGCAAGAAAGAAGAAAGAAATTATCATGGACAGTCGGATTTTTTATTTTCTTAGTAGGAATTCCATCCGCACTTTCATTTGGTGTATGGAGTGAGATTACAATCTTTGGGAAAAATATTTTTGATGCAGTAGACTTCTTATCTAGTAATATTTTAATGCCACTTGGAGCTTTGTTTATTAGTATTTTCGTATCATTTAAAATGGAGAAAAAAATACTCGAAGCTGAATTTTTCGCAGGTGGAAGCTACGGGAAGGCAGTATTTATTTGTTGGATATTCTTACTTCGATTTGTTGCTCCAATTGCAATTGTGATTGTCTTCTTGAATGCGATTGGGATTATTTAACATTAAATGTTAAAATATTCAGTGAAAAAGGAGGGGGAGGATGAGAACAAAATATAATCCTACTAGAAAAGGAAATCTAATAAACGTTAGAGGGAAAAAACTATATGTCGAAACACATGGCGCTCCTGAAAATAAATCAGTATTATACTTGCACGGGGGACCAGGAGAGAGTTGTTACGATTTTTCCTTTCATCAGGTAGAACGTTTAAAAGGCTCTTTTTATTTCATTACGCTAGATCAACGAGGTGTATGTCGTTCAGAAGGAATCACTGAGGCAGAATCTTTTGGACTACGTGATTTTATTGAAGACTGTGAAGAGTTAAGAAAGATATTACAAATTAAACAGTGGTCTGTGATTGGGCATTCTTTCGGTGGTTTTTTAGCGTTATTATATGTGTCAATGTATCCAAACTCTATTGACAAAATAATATTTGAAGGGCCTACTTTTGATTTCGCTCTAACAAGTAGAGCACTATTAAAAAAAACAGGGATTTTGCTGGGGAAGTACGGGAAAGAAGAAGAAGCGAAAGAATGTATAGCTTTTGCAACGAGTAATGCTACTTCTGAAGAACTGCTAGAAGCTTATATAAGGTTAAGTGGTGAATTAGAAGAAAACAGAATGGAAATTTATAATACAATTGAGGATGAAACAGACTATAGTGTGTATAGTGACGAAGAGTGGGAAGAGTTTTCTAATCGTTCGCAAGTCCATTTTGATAGATTGAAAGTGGAAGGAGCATGCCATACGTCTTTATTATCAAAATTAAAAGATGTAAAGAGTCCAATGTTATTAATTGTAGGTAAACATGATGTAGTAACTTGTGAGAAGCAAATGCAAGCATTTAACCGGGATGTTCAAGATGGTAAAATTATCGTTTTTGAAGAGAGCGGTCATACACCGCATTATGAAGCGGCAGATCAATTCGCTGAAACTGTACTTCGATTTTTGAAATAAAGTGAAACTGTAATTGTAATCAGTTAGTGGCTCCATTCCCACCGATTATTAGCTTTCATTGCTCATAAAGAGCGAGATACAATAGGAAAGGGTGCTTCATGAAATGAGAAGCACCCCTTTCTGTGGCTAAGTTTCTGGATAAAAGATTGTAATGTTAGGCCATTTGCTTGGCCAGTTTTTTTTAACGATTCTTTCCTTATACATATCTATACGTTCTTTCGTTTCGAGGAAATGAGCTGTCGGTTTCACTTGTAATGAAAGAACATCGTCTATTCCACACGGAGATGTTAAAACGACATGATTACTATCATCTAGCGTAACACCAAGAGCGGTTACTGTTTCTGGAAATTTAGAAATAGCATCAACTGATGAAGAATAAGGCGGCATATTATTGACTACATGCATCCGCGCTTGATTTTTCACTGACCATGGAATAGTAGAATCTAACTGTGTAAGTTTATCTTCTAACGTTTGTTCAAAGGCTGTGCTTATATGTAATGGATCAAAATAGATAATATCAACATCTGGTGTTGGAGTTCTAACTTCATATCCATGAAAAACATCCCAAATTTTAGAGCGAACAAATCCTGCGCAAATCCACCAGTCAGGTAGTCGTAAAGACTTTGCTGTATGTAATACGTCCATCATCCAAGTATCTTGTTCTATCATTTGAATAATATCTTGCTCTGTTTTTACGTACATGCTTCATTGCCCTTTCTTTACACAGCATTTTAGTACATGAACTCATTCCTATTTTCGAGAATCATATGTTTGTCAATTAATGCATAAGTTCAATAATCCATAAAATCCAATACGCACCAGGTACAAATAAAAGCTGGGCTAATAGTGTACCGAGAAGTCTAGAAATCATAAGCCAACCATACATTTTACTCATCGCCTCAGCACCATCTTTAGATTGAAGAGCTCGCTCTGTTAAAAGAGCGATACGCGGATCTAATAGTACAGTTAATAAAATTGTAGCAAGACCATTCACAAGTCCAGAGGCAGTGCTTGCATTTGTGGCATAATCAGGATTTAAAAAGGAAGCATATAAGGCAGAAAGAACGCCCGCTGTATAAATCGCAGTTGCAAACATATTAATAAGCATAATTCGCTTAGGAATGCCACCAACTCTCATACGATGAATCATTTCAAATTTGGGGAAACGTACATATTTTTTTGTATACTTCAATTTTTGTATATTGTTTGTTTTCATCATTCGAATGAATGAACCGTCAGTTTCAAAGTTTTGAATGACGTATCCAAATAGTTTTGTCAAAGTTGGGTACAGAATGATGGCAAGCAATGTACCGATTGAAGCCGATAATAGAACGAGACGAATAATCTTTTCTAAATCAATAGAAGAATCTAGTTTCGCTTGATCAACAATACCACCAATTAAAAAAGCTTGTAGTAAGTTAGATGTTCGCGAAATGAGTAAGACCATTCCTACAACAGATAAGGCAACGGCAATCTTTTTTAAACGCACACCAGCTAATCGAATGCTGTAAGAGCTAGTTTCGACTGCGTGGATGACGATTGTGAAAGCCGTTATAAAGATTAATGTAATTGACATTTATTTCACCATTTTTCTACTAGATTATATGTATCTCCTATGAATGGATCGTAACACATTTCATTTTAAATAGTTACAATAATGAAGAGTTAACTGTAAACATTCGAGTAATGGGAATGAAGAAAACTTTCACTTTATCATACAACATGTACATATTTTTTGTAACTCTAATTGTAGTAGAAAAGAAAAATTGCTAAACACGATGTAAGCAATCTGAAAAGGTAGAATGTTTGGTAATATAGAAAGGATGATGATTTATTCAATAGAGGGGGACTTCGTTTTTGTTTAAAGGGATTTTTTGTATGTAATCGAATATGTATAATTAGACATCTTTAGTATGAAAATTTTGTTATAAAAAGAGGAGGGATGTCACGATTTGAAATGGTGTAGTGATAAGAATACATAAAGGGAAGTGAAGTATGGGAATAATTTCAGGGTTAAAAGATTGAATTTTCAGTTAAATTAGGGGGGATATAGTTGGAGCTAGTTATCATTTTATTAGCACTTAGTTTACTTATGTTTGTTGCATATAGAGGATTTTCTGTTATTTTATTCGCTCCAATCTTTGCTCTATTTGCAGTGTTTTTAACAGAACCTAGTTTCGTTTTACCTTTCTTTTCAAATATTTTTATGGAGAAAATGGTAGGATTTATTAAGTTGTATTTTCCAGTATTTTTACTTGGAGCGATTTTCGGAAAGGTAGTAGAAATGTCGGGGATTGCGGATTCGATTGCAAAGACAATTATAGAATTAGTAGGGGAAAAGCGAACAATTTTAGCAATCGTTTTAATGGGAGCTGTTTTAACGTATAGCGGCGTAAGTGTATATGTAGTTGTGTTTGCTGTATATCCATTTGCTGCAAAATTATTTCGACAAGCAAACATTCCAAAACGATTAATACCTGGAACGATTGTTCTTGGAGCTGTAACGTTTACGATGGATGCCCTTCCCGGATCGCCACAAATTCAAAATGTAATTCCTACAACGTTTTTTAAAACAGATATTTATGCAGCGCCAATACTTGGTATTATAGGGGCAATTTTTGTTTTAACGTTAGGATTAATCTATTTAGAGAGTCGGCGTAAGAAAGCAAAGGCAGCAGGAGAAGGATACTTTGGATTTAACGATGGGGATTCCGAAATGGCAGCATCTCTAGAAGTAGAACAAAAGGACATGCCATCTTTAAAAGAGATGGAAATTACAAGAATGCAGCAAGTGATTGCTTTTGTGCCACTTATTTTAGTAGGTGTAATGAATAAATTCTTTACGATGACGATACCAAAGTGGTATCCAAATGGTTTTGATTTTTCAGTAATTGGAATGAAAACATTTGGAAAGGTTGAGTTAAGTGCAGTACTCGGCATTTGGTCTGTAGAATTAGCACTCATACTAGGAATTATAACGACACTTTTATTATATTGGAAACGTGTTGTAACTGGATTCCAAGCTGGATTAAATACCAGTATTGGAGGAGCGTTACTTGCAACAATGAATACAGGAGCTGAGTTTGGATTTGGTGGCGTTATTGCAGCGCTTCCAGGCTTTGCGATTATGAGAGACAGCATTTCGGCGACGTTTACTAACCCACTAGTGAACGGTGCAGTGACGACAAATATTTTGGCTGGAATTACAGGATCTGCATCAGGCGGAATGGGAATTGTTTTAAGTGCGATGGGAGATAAATTTATTGCAGCAGCGACACAATATAACATTCCATTAGAAGTGATGCATCGCATAGTTTCAATGGCATCAGGTGGAATGGATACATTACCACATAACGGTGCTATTATTACAATTCTTACAGTAACGGGGTTAACACATAAACAATCGTATCGCGATATATTTGCAATTACAATTTTGAAAACGGTTGCGGTATTTTTAGTAATCGCATTCTATACGTTAACAGGACTCTATTAAAGTATAGATTCTACTATGAGAAAATATAGGAGTAAAGTGGAATAGTTAATTTTATCATATGGATATTTCACATAATAAAATATTTATTTGGAAAAGAAGGGGTGGGCTACTTGCAAGAAATTGCGGAGTTTCGTATGCCGAGAGCTGTTTTATATGTGAGAAATTCACTTGAGAAATTAGGAGAGCAATCGAGTAAATTAGGAAAGAAAGCTTTTATTGTCAGCGATGCTATTATGGAGAAATTAGGGTATATTGAATCGTGTGTGAAGCAGCTACATGCGAAGGGGAGTGAAGCTGTCACATATAAAAATGTTTTAATGCTGAACCGACAAATATTCATGTTTTGGAAGCGTTATCTATTTGTGAAAAGGAAAAATGTGATTTTATTATAGGTCTTGGGGGAGGAAGCTGTATGGATGCCGCTAAAGCGGTAGCGGTGCTGTTTACAAATGGAGGAGCGGTGGAAGATTACGTTCAAAATCGTATAGAAATAAAAAGGAAACCGTTACCTCTCATCGCGATTCCAACAACTTCTGGGACTGGATCAGAAGTAACGAGTGTAGCAGTTATTACAAATAAAAAAACAGATGTAAAAATGATGATAAAACACCCGAGTTTCACTCCCAAAATAGCAATTATCGATCCAATATTAACACGCTCTGTACCACCTCATATTACGGCGGCAACAGGGATAGATGCATTATGTCATGCGATTGAAGCTTATATTTCTAGAGTTTCACAGCCTCTTACTGATGTGCTCGCTCTTTCCGCTATTGGTAGCATTATGAAATATTTACGTATTGCTTATGAAGATGGAGATGACATGGAAGCTAGAGAGGCGATAATGATTGCTTCCTTACAAGCTGGGGTTGCTTTTTCAAATGCATCGGTTACGTTAGTTCATGGAATGTCCCGGCCAATTGGTGCTTTATTTTATGTACCACACGGTATATCAAATGCGATGTTATTACCAACGGTTTTAGATTTTACAAAAGATAGCTCAATAAAGAGATTGGCGGAAGTAGGGCGCAGCTTGAATCCTGATTTACAATCGTATTCAGATGAAGAGTTAGCAAATTATACGATTTCTGAAATAAAGAAGCTTTGCTTTGATCTTCGCATTCCTAATTTAGGAGAATATGGGATTGAAGAAGTTGAATTTGAAAATGCTATTTCAAAAATGGCGAAAGATGCGATTGAAAGTGGTAGCCCAAATAATAATCCGCGTATCCCGTCTTACCATGAGATGAAAAAATTGTATCGTATATGTTTTGATTATAAATATAAGTCATCTGTAAAAACTCTTTGAAATATTTTCTGAATATTCTTCAAATATTTCCACGGAAATGAAAAGAGGTGCAGGAGATAGATTGGAATAGTTATGGTTCCACTTCCTGGATTCGGTGTCATTTGGGATAGTAAGGCTATGAAGGATATTAAACTATAAGTTGTTTTGTATTGATTATTGTCTGGAAGAGTTTTGAACAAGCCTTTATGTTTTTTAATGTAAATGCTTGTTTTAATATGTATAAATTATATATTAAATTTTTATTTATATACCATTAAAGTATAAGTGAGTGGGGTGGTTTTTTGATGAAAATGATAGGTCTAATCGGTGGAATGAGCTGGGAATCATCTTCTGAATATTATCGAATAATAAATGAAGAAGTTAAAAAGAGACTAGGGGGATTACACTCTGCGAAATGTCTTTTATACAGCGTTGATTTTGAAGAGATTGAACGATTTCAATCTGAAGGAGATTGGGAAAGAGCAGGAGTGTTATTAGGAGAAGCTGCACAGTCTTTGGAGAAAGGTGGAGCTGATTTCATTATTATTTGCACAAATACAATGCATAAAATTATTGATCATGTAAAAGCCAAAATAAATATTCCTGTTATACATATTGCTGATGCAACGGCTGTAGAAATAAAAAAGCGTGGCATTCAATCAGTTGGCCTACTTGGAACAAAGTATACAATAGAACAGGAATTTTATAGATTGCGAATAGAAAAAAATGGAATAAAAGTTATAATACCAACTAAAAGTGATAGAGAGACGATAAATAAAATTATATATAATGAGTTATGTTTAGGAACAATCAATCAAAGATCAAGGGATTCTTATAAAGAAGTAATAGATGATTTAGTACAAAAGGGATCAAAAGGGATCATACTAGGTTGCACAGAAATAGGGTTATTAGTAAAGCAAGAAGATTCACCAGTTCCTTTATTTGATACAGCTCTCATACACGCTATTGAAGCTGTAAATATTGCTTTGGAAAATGATAGACTATAATTTAATTATGTAAACAATATGTATATGGATGGAAAACATTCAGAAAATATTTTATAATGTAATAAGTGGTTACATAAATCGGAGGGGAATATGAATGTTTTCACTTCAACCAATTGCATTTGTACATAATGAAAGAAAGAT
The DNA window shown above is from Bacillus clarus and carries:
- a CDS encoding alpha/beta fold hydrolase, with the translated sequence MRTKYNPTRKGNLINVRGKKLYVETHGAPENKSVLYLHGGPGESCYDFSFHQVERLKGSFYFITLDQRGVCRSEGITEAESFGLRDFIEDCEELRKILQIKQWSVIGHSFGGFLALLYVSMYPNSIDKIIFEGPTFDFALTSRALLKKTGILLGKYGKEEEAKECIAFATSNATSEELLEAYIRLSGELEENRMEIYNTIEDETDYSVYSDEEWEEFSNRSQVHFDRLKVEGACHTSLLSKLKDVKSPMLLIVGKHDVVTCEKQMQAFNRDVQDGKIIVFEESGHTPHYEAADQFAETVLRFLK
- a CDS encoding lipid II flippase family protein, giving the protein MSITLIFITAFTIVIHAVETSSYSIRLAGVRLKKIAVALSVVGMVLLISRTSNLLQAFLIGGIVDQAKLDSSIDLEKIIRLVLLSASIGTLLAIILYPTLTKLFGYVIQNFETDGSFIRMMKTNNIQKLKYTKKYVRFPKFEMIHRMRVGGIPKRIMLINMFATAIYTAGVLSALYASFLNPDYATNASTASGLVNGLATILLTVLLDPRIALLTERALQSKDGAEAMSKMYGWLMISRLLGTLLAQLLFVPGAYWILWIIELMH
- a CDS encoding GntP family permease, giving the protein MELVIILLALSLLMFVAYRGFSVILFAPIFALFAVFLTEPSFVLPFFSNIFMEKMVGFIKLYFPVFLLGAIFGKVVEMSGIADSIAKTIIELVGEKRTILAIVLMGAVLTYSGVSVYVVVFAVYPFAAKLFRQANIPKRLIPGTIVLGAVTFTMDALPGSPQIQNVIPTTFFKTDIYAAPILGIIGAIFVLTLGLIYLESRRKKAKAAGEGYFGFNDGDSEMAASLEVEQKDMPSLKEMEITRMQQVIAFVPLILVGVMNKFFTMTIPKWYPNGFDFSVIGMKTFGKVELSAVLGIWSVELALILGIITTLLLYWKRVVTGFQAGLNTSIGGALLATMNTGAEFGFGGVIAALPGFAIMRDSISATFTNPLVNGAVTTNILAGITGSASGGMGIVLSAMGDKFIAAATQYNIPLEVMHRIVSMASGGMDTLPHNGAIITILTVTGLTHKQSYRDIFAITILKTVAVFLVIAFYTLTGLY
- a CDS encoding nucleotidyltransferase family protein; amino-acid sequence: MYVKTEQDIIQMIEQDTWMMDVLHTAKSLRLPDWWICAGFVRSKIWDVFHGYEVRTPTPDVDIIYFDPLHISTAFEQTLEDKLTQLDSTIPWSVKNQARMHVVNNMPPYSSSVDAISKFPETVTALGVTLDDSNHVVLTSPCGIDDVLSLQVKPTAHFLETKERIDMYKERIVKKNWPSKWPNITIFYPET
- a CDS encoding aspartate/glutamate racemase family protein, translating into MKMIGLIGGMSWESSSEYYRIINEEVKKRLGGLHSAKCLLYSVDFEEIERFQSEGDWERAGVLLGEAAQSLEKGGADFIIICTNTMHKIIDHVKAKINIPVIHIADATAVEIKKRGIQSVGLLGTKYTIEQEFYRLRIEKNGIKVIIPTKSDRETINKIIYNELCLGTINQRSRDSYKEVIDDLVQKGSKGIILGCTEIGLLVKQEDSPVPLFDTALIHAIEAVNIALENDRL